The following is a genomic window from Parabacteroides johnsonii DSM 18315.
GACAGCCAAGTTAAAGATACCCCCCCACATAATAGAAGTACAAAGACCGCAAAGCGCCATAAACATGATGCTGATAGGAACTTGTGCTACACCGAATGAAATATCACTTTTGAATACCGGCATACTAACCATTGTAGTGATCGGACAGATAAAGGCAAGGATAATGAACAGGATACCGACACCCGATGCTACTGTAAGCATAGCCTTACTTGTGAATTTACCTCCTAAAGAAGCACCAACCAGACGTCCGATTAACATCAGGAACCAATAGGTGCCGACTACCGAACCGGCAATTGTTGAGTCGATTGCCAGACCTCCTCCGGCTTCGGGTGTCATCATGAACAGACCTGCGAAGTGAGGAATACCGACCTCAATACCAACATATACGAAGATAGCTAATGCACCTAATTTGAAGTGGCGGAATGCAAGCGGGCTGTGTTCGTTTTTTGCATTGTTGTTTGCTTTTGCCAGACTTGGTTCCGGGATATTCATGATGAATAATACCAGGAATGCCACGGCAAAGATGGCCATTGCAATGTACAGAGCCGGTAATGCTTTAGCGATTGTACGTTCTTCAACGACGGTTCCCATCAGATAACCGACCAAAACCGGAACGATGGTAGCTGATACCGAGTTCAACGAACCACCCATCTGGATTAACTGATTACCTTTCTTACCGCCACCACCTAATGTATTCAACATCGGGTTTACGACTGTATTCAACATACACATGGAGAAACCGGAAACAAATGCACCAGCAACATAAGTGGCAAATCCCATTTTAGAGGAAAGAACTTGAATGCCGACACCTACAAAACCGACTACGATTGCGATCAGTGCTGTTTTCTTATAGCCGATCTTCTGTAAAAGCATACCTGCCGGAATACCCATGAAAGCATATGCGATAAAGTTTGCAAAGAAGCCTAAAGTAGCCTCAAAATTGGATGCTCCGAATTCATTTTGAACAATAGCCCCGAAAGGTTGAGGCAGACCTGTAACGAAAGAGATCATAGCGAACAATGCGAACATCATCGCTATAGGTAATACATAATTTTTTTGTTTAGTTGACTCCATTTCTTTTTAGATATTTAGATTATTAATTATTTAGATCGATTGAATAGGCTTTATTCTACTGTGAATTTGTAGATTGTCTTGCTTTGGAATGTTTCGCCCGGCCGCAGGACGGTAGACGGATATTCCGGTTTGTTCGGGCTATCGGGATAATGCTGTGTTTCCAGACAGAGGGCGGCACGTGCCGGATAGCGTTGTCCGTTCTTGCCGACAAAATTGCCCGTCATCCAGTTGCCTGTGTATAATTGTACGCCCGGCTGTGTCGTGTAGCATTCCATTACGATGCCGGTTTTGGGTGATACGCAACGGGCGCAGAACGACAGTTCGTTTTCTTCTTTTTTGTTTAATATATATGTATGGTCATAACCTTTTCCGAAATTCAGTGCTTCGAAATCTTCATCGATACGTTCGCCTACTTCGTGTGGAGTGCGGAAATCCATCGGGGTTCCTTCCACTTTTTCCTTCGGACCGTAAGGAATAGCCGTCTCGTCGGTCGGCAGATAGTAATCCGCATTGATTGTCAGTTTGTGATCATATACAGAAGGATCACCCTGGCCGGAGAGGTTGAAGTAGGAGTGATTGGTCAGGTTCAGGACGGTCGGTTTGTCTGTTACCGCATGGTACATGATTACGACCTCATTGTCATCGGAAAGATGATAAGTAACCGTTGTATCCAGTTTTCCGGGGAAACCTTCTTCACCATCGGCAGACGTATATTTCAGCTCTACCGTCTGGCCGTCGATCTTGTTCAGATCCCAGACTACGGAATTGAAGCCTTTCAAACCTCCATGCAGGCTGTTCGGCCCGTTGTTGATAGCCAATTTATCGTACACAACACCATCCAATGTGAATTTTCCACCTGCGATACGGTTGCCATATCGTCCGCAAATAGCTCCGAAATAAGGTTCTTCGGATACCAGGTATTCGTCTATAGAATTGTGTCCTGTCACTACATCGGTTAACTTTCCGGACCGATCCGGTACCATAAGCGATACAATTTTTGCACCGTAGTTGGTAATGGTAAGTTCTGCTCCTTTGTTATTTGTAAGGATGCACAGCATCGTCTCCTTGCCATCTATTTGCTTGCTGAAATTAGCTACAGTCAAGCCAGACAGCGTGCTTTCGTTCTTCATGTAAATATAGTTTCAAAATTGTGTGTAAAATTACTCTCTTCTTTGTATTCATGTACTACTTTAAAGATGTTTTATAGCATAAAACGGCTTTTTGTCTGCTAAAATGAATGATTTGTCTCCCTTCTATCGAAATTATTAGTGTATATTTGCGACTAAATAATCTTTGTATTCACGGAAAAACACATACCTATGACAAAAAGTATGAAAAAAGCCATTTCCCTATGTCTATTTAGCATGGGTGCTGTCGGTTTAATGGCACAAAGTAATGAGTTTAAAATAGATGTACAGAAAACAGGTGCACCTATCCAGTCGACCATGTACGGGATCTTTTTTGAAGATATCAATTTCGGTGCCGATGGAGGCCTGTATGCCGAACTTATCAAGAACCGTTCTTTCGAGTTTGAAAACCCTTTCGGAGGCTGGATGCCGTTCGGAAATGTCAGTGTACAGACCAAGAATCCTTGTTTTGATCGTAACCCGCATTATGTCCGCCTTTCTTATGAAAAGGAACTGACCGGAACCGGCCTTGACAATGAAGGCTTCAAAGGAATCGGTATCCGGGAAGGGGAGAAGTACGACTTCTCTTTATATGCCCGTACCCAGTCCGGTATGCCGGTTAAGTTGCGTATCAACTTGGTGGACAGCCGGAACGACCTGTACGAACAAAAAGAGATCGAGGTGAGTGGCAAGGAATGGAAGAAATATACGGTTGTCCTGACACCGGGAGTGACGGAGGCCCGTTCCCGTCTGCGTATCACGATGGCGACGAAAGGAACTGTCGATCTCGAACACATTTCACTGTTTCCGCAAAAGACATTCAATAACCGTCCGAACGGTATGCGTGCCGATTTGGCACAGGCATTGAAAGATCTGAAACCGGGTGTCTTCCGCTTTCCCGGCGGTTGCATCGTGGAGGGTACGAACAAAGCTACTCGTTACCAGTGGAAAAACACGATCGGTCCGGTCGAGAATCGTCCGATCAACATCAACCGTTGGAACTATACATTCTCACATAAGAAATTCCCGGATTATTACCAGTCTTACGGCCTGGGCTTTTTCGAATATTTCCAGTTGAGCGAAGATATCGGGGCAGAACCGCTTCCCGTGTTGAATTGCGGCCTTTCTTGTCAGTATGAGAACCAGGATCCGAACGAGAATTGCCCGGTGGACAAGTTGCAACCTTATATAGACGATGCCCTCGACCTGATCGAGTTTGCCAACGGTCCGGTAACCAGCAAATGGGGAAAGATACGTGCCGATATGGGACATCCGGCTCCTTTCAACCTGAAACTCATTGCCATCGGCAACGAACAGTGGGGGCCGCTTTATCCCGAACGTCTCGAACCGTTTATCAAGGCGATCCGTGCCAGATATCCGGAGATAAAAATCATCGGTAGTTCCGGTCCGCAATCGGAAGGCGAGGATTTCAATTTCCTTTGGCCGGAGATGAAGCGTCTGAAAGTGGATTTGGTGGACGAACATTTCTACCGGTCTCCCGAATGGTTCTTGAACGGAGCCAAGCGCTATGATTCGTATGACCGCCAAGGACCGAAAGTTTTTGCCGGCGAATATGCCTGCCATCCGGCCAATCGCGAGAACAGTTTCCTGACCGCCTTGTGCGAAGCCGCCTTTATGACAGGTTTTGAACGGAATGCGGATGTGGTGCACTTATGCACGTATGCCCCGCTTTTTGCTCATGTAGACGCTTGGCAGTGGCGTCCGGATCTGATCTGGTTCGACAACCTTTCGTTGGTAAAGACTCCTAACTATTATGTGCAGCAGCTATACGGTCATAATGCCGGTACAAATGTCGTTCCGCTGACCATGCAGGACGAACCGGTCACCGGACAGCAGGATTTGTATGCCACTGCGGCAGTCGATAAGCATTCGAACGAACTAATCATCAAAGTCGCCAATACGGGAATCTGTAACAAGAGGATCAAGTTGAACTTGAACGGTCTTTCGGCCGGTAAGCATAAAGGGATGCTTACATTGCTCCATTCTTCCGACCTGGAAGCCAAAAACACGTTGTGCAATCCTTCGGCGGTAGTCCCGGTCGTTTCCGATATCGAGATGGAGGCTCCGCAAATGGATGTGAACTTGAAACCGCTTAGTTTCTCTGTTTATCGTATCAAATTATGAAATGAATGATGTATCGAAAGTGTTTTTCCCTACATCAAGACCTGCAAAATGAGAATAATTCATAATTTTGTAAGTGAAGGTTTTAAATTCTAATGGAAATGAAGTTACCTAATGTGTTTCGTATAATAAATGTGTTTTTGGGATTGACGTGTGCTGCTTCTGTTTATTCTCAAGGAGTGAATTATTTGGATAATTTGTATGACTTTATAGAGAATACGTCTGTTTTTGAATTGAATCAAGAAGAAGGAAGATCTTATCATATTCCCCAAAAACATCTGTCTCTTAATGGAGAATGGAAGTTTTTATATAGTGATGTACCTGAGAATATACCTGCTGACTTTTACAAAATAAACTATAACGATTGGGATTGGGAGAAAATTAAAGTTCCGTCTAATTGGGAAATGGAAGGTTATGGAGATCGATTATTTCGTAATGTCCAAGCACCTTTTAAAGCGAATCCCCCTTTCGTCCCTCGTGAGTATAATCCTACTGGAGCATATCGTCGTACATTTACATTACCTTCTTCTTGGAAAGGTGATCAGGTCTTTTTACGAATGGAAAAAGTAGCTTCCGCCTCTTTTGTTTGGATCAATGGTGAAGAAGTTGGTTATAACGAAGGTGCACAAGAACCTGCGGAATATAATATTACCAAATATTTGCGTCAGGGTAAGAATACAATTGCTGTTCATGTAGTTAAATATTCTGATGGATACTATCTTGAAGGACAAGATTATTGGCGTTTGGCTGGAATATTCGATGATGTATGGATTTATGCCACTCCTTCTGTACGTCTGTTCGATTGGTATGTTGTAACTGATTTAGATGATAACTATACTAATGCTGTATTGCACCTTGCTATTGATGTGAAAAAATACACAACTACTTTATCTGAAAAATATCGTATTAAAGCTAATTTGTTGGATGCCAATCGTAAATTGGTGAAAGAAATGATAAGTGATCCTTTTGTGATGAATAGAGAGAGGAGAAAGCAGGTAATATTTTCAGAGCAGATAACCCAACCTAAGAAATGGACCTCCGAAACACCTAATCTTTATACGTTGGAAATGAAATTGCAGACCGCAGGGGGGAAAACTACTGATATTATTCGGACAAAAATAGGGTTTAAGGAAACCGAAATCCGAGGAGAAACATTTTATTTGAATGGTGTGCCGCTTAAAGTAAATGCGCAAAATTCACATATGCAGCATCCTGAATTAGGACATGTGATGAATGAAGAAACAATTCGTAAAGATTTTGAAATATTGAAGCAGTTTAATTTTAATGCAGTACGTACATCACACTATCCTCCGGTAAGCCGTTATTTGGAACTTGCAAATGAATATGGCCTGTTTGTTATAGATGAAGCCGGGACAGAATCGCATGCTACAGAGTTTGTCTCTAAACAGAAAGAATATACAGAAATGTACCGTGAACGTGTGAGACAAATGGTGTTGCGTGACCGAAACTATCCTTGTGTTCTTTTCTGGAGTGCAGGGAATGAGAGCGGTGAAGGATTTAATATTACAGAAGCTATTAAAGAAGGACGTAAATATGATCATACTCGCTATTGGATGTATGGAGGAAATGCGTATGCTCATCCTGCTGAAGAAATTATTGGCCCGCGCTATCCGCTTCCTATTGAATTGGAAATGCAGACTGGGATTATACCAGATAAAAATGACAGACGACCTTCGTTTATGGATGAATATCTCTCGGTAGCAGGTAATGGTGGTGGTGGCTTGGATGATTATTGGCGAGTGGTTTATGCGCATCCTCGTCTGATGGGGGGGGCGATATGGGATTTTGTCAGTCCTGGATTGACGGAACGTATTCGGAAAATAGAAGATAAATCCCTTTTTTCAACTCCTGTTCATTTGATGGGTAATACTCAATTGGTAAAAGCTGTTGACGGTAATGCTCTTGATCTTAACGGGCATGATCAATGGGTTGAAGTATATAGACAGTCGAATGTTGAGATTGAAAGTAATGAATTGACTTTAACAATGGATGTCTATCCTCGAAAATTAATTAGCAGTTGTGGCTCTTTTCTTACAAAAGGTAGTTATCAATTTGGGTTACAGCAAAGGGGTAAAGATTCGCTTGATTTCTATATATATACCGATAAACACCATATATTGAGGATTCCTTTACCAACTGATTGGGAATACAATTGGCATAAGTTGTGTGGTGTTTATGACGGTCGAGAAATGGCTGTATATATTGATGGAAAGAAAATTGGGACTTCGTCTGCAACGGGTAAAATTAAAAATTTTCCATTCCCGGTAAATATAGGTCGTAATGGAGAAATACATGGTCAGGAAACAAATGTGTATATTTGTGATGCGCAGATAGATAATGTAGGAATTTTTACTGAAGCAGTTTCCCCGGACTGTTATGATAAGACGAAAGCTGTGCTTTGGCTTGATTTTGAAAATTTAATTGATTGTGGTTCTTTCTTTAGTTATGGTATAGGTGCTCGTACTTATGGTTGTATTTGGCCAAATCGAAAAGTTCAACCGGAAATGTGGCAAATGAAAAAAAGTGTACAACCCTTGTCTATCTCTTTAATTGATGCAGAACAAGGTTGGGTAGAGGTGTGGAACCGGAATCATTTTTTGGATGCTTCACATTACCAAACTCGTTGGTTCCTTGAAGCTGATGGAGATGTGATAGAAGAAGGAATAATAGACTTGCAAGTAGCCCCATTGACAAAGAAACAGGTAAGAATACCTTATCACAAGCCTATGATTATTCCTGGAAAAGAATATAGGATTACGATCAGTTCAGTTTTAAAGAATGATGAAATATGGGCTTCTGCTGGTCATGAAGTAGCTTGGGATCAGTTGGAATTACCATGGTTTAAACAACTATGCGAGGAAAAAAAGAAAAAAGATTCACTTGTTAATTACGAAACAGATCAGCTTATAATTGTTAAAGGAAAGGA
Proteins encoded in this region:
- a CDS encoding MFS transporter, producing MESTKQKNYVLPIAMMFALFAMISFVTGLPQPFGAIVQNEFGASNFEATLGFFANFIAYAFMGIPAGMLLQKIGYKKTALIAIVVGFVGVGIQVLSSKMGFATYVAGAFVSGFSMCMLNTVVNPMLNTLGGGGKKGNQLIQMGGSLNSVSATIVPVLVGYLMGTVVEERTIAKALPALYIAMAIFAVAFLVLFIMNIPEPSLAKANNNAKNEHSPLAFRHFKLGALAIFVYVGIEVGIPHFAGLFMMTPEAGGGLAIDSTIAGSVVGTYWFLMLIGRLVGASLGGKFTSKAMLTVASGVGILFIILAFICPITTMVSMPVFKSDISFGVAQVPISIMFMALCGLCTSIMWGGIFNLAVEGLGKYTEAASGIFMVLVCGGGILPLIQGQIADMSGFMTSYVVILIALAYLLFYALVGCKNVNKNIPVE
- a CDS encoding beta-galactosidase small subunit-related protein, which encodes MKLPNVFRIINVFLGLTCAASVYSQGVNYLDNLYDFIENTSVFELNQEEGRSYHIPQKHLSLNGEWKFLYSDVPENIPADFYKINYNDWDWEKIKVPSNWEMEGYGDRLFRNVQAPFKANPPFVPREYNPTGAYRRTFTLPSSWKGDQVFLRMEKVASASFVWINGEEVGYNEGAQEPAEYNITKYLRQGKNTIAVHVVKYSDGYYLEGQDYWRLAGIFDDVWIYATPSVRLFDWYVVTDLDDNYTNAVLHLAIDVKKYTTTLSEKYRIKANLLDANRKLVKEMISDPFVMNRERRKQVIFSEQITQPKKWTSETPNLYTLEMKLQTAGGKTTDIIRTKIGFKETEIRGETFYLNGVPLKVNAQNSHMQHPELGHVMNEETIRKDFEILKQFNFNAVRTSHYPPVSRYLELANEYGLFVIDEAGTESHATEFVSKQKEYTEMYRERVRQMVLRDRNYPCVLFWSAGNESGEGFNITEAIKEGRKYDHTRYWMYGGNAYAHPAEEIIGPRYPLPIELEMQTGIIPDKNDRRPSFMDEYLSVAGNGGGGLDDYWRVVYAHPRLMGGAIWDFVSPGLTERIRKIEDKSLFSTPVHLMGNTQLVKAVDGNALDLNGHDQWVEVYRQSNVEIESNELTLTMDVYPRKLISSCGSFLTKGSYQFGLQQRGKDSLDFYIYTDKHHILRIPLPTDWEYNWHKLCGVYDGREMAVYIDGKKIGTSSATGKIKNFPFPVNIGRNGEIHGQETNVYICDAQIDNVGIFTEAVSPDCYDKTKAVLWLDFENLIDCGSFFSYGIGARTYGCIWPNRKVQPEMWQMKKSVQPLSISLIDAEQGWVEVWNRNHFLDASHYQTRWFLEADGDVIEEGIIDLQVAPLTKKQVRIPYHKPMIIPGKEYRITISSVLKNDEIWASAGHEVAWDQLELPWFKQLCEEKKKKDSLVNYETDQLIIVKGKDFSYTFCKKSGALSSIVLKGKELLKSPLKFNLWRAPLANEVDGWNARNARTMNWQEGYGYQVATEFYSLGIDKLVSHPMSVQAFEQAGNVYVYVRDMTIMGDISVSQRDLYISGSVINGFENRYVFMISPDGELTLKHSALPQGCMPLWLPRIGLTMILDKCLDRVEWYGRGPQENYPDRKTGYKIGVYSTTVKKMYEPYLLPQDYGLRTDNRWLRMTDCQGMGLEFSMDQWFNFNAYPYSTDNLTKAVYTYQLQEQDGTTLNLDYATSGVGCTARSILNSYRVMPRLYERKMKIRLVGL
- a CDS encoding aldose epimerase family protein; the encoded protein is MKNESTLSGLTVANFSKQIDGKETMLCILTNNKGAELTITNYGAKIVSLMVPDRSGKLTDVVTGHNSIDEYLVSEEPYFGAICGRYGNRIAGGKFTLDGVVYDKLAINNGPNSLHGGLKGFNSVVWDLNKIDGQTVELKYTSADGEEGFPGKLDTTVTYHLSDDNEVVIMYHAVTDKPTVLNLTNHSYFNLSGQGDPSVYDHKLTINADYYLPTDETAIPYGPKEKVEGTPMDFRTPHEVGERIDEDFEALNFGKGYDHTYILNKKEENELSFCARCVSPKTGIVMECYTTQPGVQLYTGNWMTGNFVGKNGQRYPARAALCLETQHYPDSPNKPEYPSTVLRPGETFQSKTIYKFTVE
- a CDS encoding alpha-L-arabinofuranosidase C-terminal domain-containing protein; the encoded protein is MTKSMKKAISLCLFSMGAVGLMAQSNEFKIDVQKTGAPIQSTMYGIFFEDINFGADGGLYAELIKNRSFEFENPFGGWMPFGNVSVQTKNPCFDRNPHYVRLSYEKELTGTGLDNEGFKGIGIREGEKYDFSLYARTQSGMPVKLRINLVDSRNDLYEQKEIEVSGKEWKKYTVVLTPGVTEARSRLRITMATKGTVDLEHISLFPQKTFNNRPNGMRADLAQALKDLKPGVFRFPGGCIVEGTNKATRYQWKNTIGPVENRPININRWNYTFSHKKFPDYYQSYGLGFFEYFQLSEDIGAEPLPVLNCGLSCQYENQDPNENCPVDKLQPYIDDALDLIEFANGPVTSKWGKIRADMGHPAPFNLKLIAIGNEQWGPLYPERLEPFIKAIRARYPEIKIIGSSGPQSEGEDFNFLWPEMKRLKVDLVDEHFYRSPEWFLNGAKRYDSYDRQGPKVFAGEYACHPANRENSFLTALCEAAFMTGFERNADVVHLCTYAPLFAHVDAWQWRPDLIWFDNLSLVKTPNYYVQQLYGHNAGTNVVPLTMQDEPVTGQQDLYATAAVDKHSNELIIKVANTGICNKRIKLNLNGLSAGKHKGMLTLLHSSDLEAKNTLCNPSAVVPVVSDIEMEAPQMDVNLKPLSFSVYRIKL